The sequence GAATGAGTGTGTTGATTGGCGAGAGGAAACTAAAGAAAGTATTAGAGAAGCTGATAATTGCGAAGAAATATCAGAAATTTTAGAATTTATATCTAAAAATATTTTAGAATCTGAACAGCCAAATTTATCAGAGCCAACTAATGATTGCGAGGCGGCTTGTGGTCATTATGTTACAGCTTGCCTAACTTTAGTTCCCAACGCAACTGAAAGTTTATTTAATGAAGGATATGAATCGTGTTTGGTAGAATGTCGAGCTTGGAATTTAGAAAAGGTTGATTGTATGATTAGCGCTTTTGATTGTGAGGCGATGACAAATGTGTGTGGGCTTTAAATATGATAATATGATAAAAAGAATAAAGCATATGTCTCAAAAAAAACAAAAAATTGATTTATTAACTATTGGCGGTGGGGCATTAGACATCACTTTTTATTCTAATGAGGGGAAAGTTATTAAAACTTCGCAAGATTTAACTCGTCAACAATGGTTGGGTTTTGAATATGGCGCTAAGATTAGTATTAAAGATAGTTGTTTTACTTTTGGTGGCGGGGCAACTAACGTAGCTGTTGGTATTCAAAAATTAGGCTTAAAAACGGCTTGTTTGGTTAGAGTTGGCGACGATGGTTATGGTCAGCAAATTATTCAAAATTTAAAAAAACAGGGGGTGAAAATAGATTGGATTCAAAAAGATAATAAATATGGTAGTGGTTTTTCTTTTATTGTAGCTTTAAAGCAAACTGGAGAGCATGTGGCTTTTCTATATCGCGGAGCAAATAATTATTTACAAGTCACACCAAATGTTTTTAAAAAAATAAGTCCCAGTTGGGTTTTTGTTTCATCATTGAGCGGTGATAATTGGCAAGATATTTTAAAAATAATTTTTAACCCCAAAGAAACATATCAAATAGCTTGGAATCCTGGTAGTCGACAAATTTCTGCTGGTTATAAAAAAATAAAGAAGTATTTAGAAAAAACCTCAGTTTTATTTTTAAATAAAGATGAAGCCATAGAATTGGTTTTATCTCTGGGAGTAAAAACACGAGAGATTGAAAAATTATTTAAAGAATTGTATATTCATGGCTCAAAAATTGTTGTTATTACTGATGGAGAAAATGGCGCTTATGCCTTTGATGGTCGTGAAATTTATTTTCAATCAGTTGCTAAAATTAAAGCTAAAGACACGACTGGTGCTGGAGATGCCTTGGCCTCGGGTTTTTTGAGTCAGTATATTCAGGGTGTAAATTTTAAAAAATCTTTGCAAGCCGGTACGAAAAATAGTTTTTCAGTTTTAAAACAAGTGGGAGCTCAAAACGGATTATTAACTAAAGCAGAATTAAAAATATGAAAATAATTATTGAAGTTTCAGCTCGGCACGCTCATTTATGTCAAAAAGATTTAAACAAGCTTTTTGGCGATGGTTATAAATTGCACAAATTAAAACAATTATCTCAAAAAACAGATTTTACTTGCAAAGAAACAGTCATAATTAAAACGAATCAAAGTGAATTTAAAAACGTCAGAATTATTGGGCCATTACGTGATCAAACGCAGGTTGAAGTTTCGCGAACAGATTCAATTAAACTAGGATTAAATCCGCCATTACGCTTGTCGGGCTATTTAGTGCGCACGCCTGGCGTCACTATAATTGGACCAAAGGGAAGTGTTAAATTAAAGGAGGGAGTAATTATAGCTCAAAGACATATTCATACTGATGTTGAAAATGCTGAAAATTATAATTTAAAAAATGGTCAAGAAGTTTCAGTGATGGTTAATTATAATAATCGTGGTTTAACTTTTCATCATGTTAAAATTAGAGTAGGCTTGGGTTATGTTTTGCGAATGCATATTGACACTGATGAGGGCAATGCAGCTGGGATTGATAAAATCGGAGAGGGAATTATTGTTGAATAAGTTAATTTAATTTTTTAATATTAGTATTTAGGATTTATAAATTTATGGATATATTTTCAATTATTATTATTTTAATTTTAATCGCTGGTTTTACAGCGCTTTTTTGGCAATTTAAAAAAAATCAACAACCAGAGGAAAAACCAGAATCAATGTTATTATTACAAAATCAACTAAGTGAGATGCGCAAAGAAGTTGATGGTAAATTAAGTGAATCAAGTCGTCAAATGCAGAATCAGTTTACCCAAAGTTTAAATGTAATTAAAGGTGTAACTGAAAAGGTGGTTGAGTTGCAGGAAACAAATAAACAAGTTGTGGGTTTCACTGAACAATTAAAAAATTTAGAAAAGGTTTTAACCAATTCAAAGAATCGTGGTTCTTTGGGAGAAGCTGGATTAGAAATGATTTTAAATAATATTTTACCACCCCAAGCTTTTGAAATGCAGTATCACTTTAAAAACGGTGAAGCAGTCGATGCGGTTGTTAAAATTAAAGATAATTTATTGCCAGTTGATGCTAAATTTTCTTTAGAAAATTATCGGCGCATTATTGATGAGACAGATCCGGAAAAGAAAAGTTTATTAGAAAAATCTTTTAAAGATGATTTAAAAAAACGCATTGATGAAACTGCTAAATATATTCGTCCACAAGAGGGGACACTTGATTTTGCTTTTATGTATATTCCAGCTGAAGGAATTTATTATGATTTATTAGTTAATGAGGTAGGTTCAATTAAAGCCAATACGCGTAGTTTAATTGATTATGCGTTTAATGAAAGAAAGGTTGTTATTGTTTCGCCAACGACCTTTGCTGCTTATTTACAAACTGTACTTCAGGGTTTGCGGGCTTTAAAAATAGAAAAAGATGCTAAAGAAATTCAAAAAAATGTTGAAAAATTACAAAAACATCTTTTAGCTTATGATGAGTATTTTAAAAAAGTTGGCAATAATTTAGCGACAACCGTCAATGCTTATAATTCAGCTGACAAGGAATTACAAAAGATTGATAAAGATGTGGTTAAAATCACGGGAGGAGAAAGTCAAGCTGAAATTTTACAACTTGATAAACCTAAATTAAAAGAGGAATAAAAAATAGTTTTAAAACAATAAAAATAAAAAAGGACTCCACCTGGAGTCACTTTTTTCGATTTTTATTTAATGAGCACTAATTTACGACTGGTTGTTGTATTGCCAGTTTGGATTTCGGCATAATATATACCAGAAGGAACTAATTGACCGTTTTGATCGGTCGCATTCCAGACAATTTGTCCTTGTTGATTTGCGTTTTTGAAGGCTTTGATCTTTCGACCACTAACATTGTATATGTCGATAGATATTCCTTGATTGGTTGGAATGGAGTAGGAGATGTAGATTGATGAGTTAAATGGGTTGGGACAGGTATTGACTGAAAATTTTTGTGGTTTAATATTTTGGATTATTCCCGTTTCTGAAGAGAGTTTAACTATCCAACAATCACTATTGCCATGGTTTCCGCTTACATCGCCATTAACGGATCCAGAATAGCCCGTTATAATATAGTTATTATCAGCTACTTGTTGGACAGAATATGCAAAGTCCTCTCCATATCCGCCCAAACAACGTTGCCATTCGATCGAACCTGATGAGTTAAGTTTAAGTAACCAATAATCACTATGACCGTGGTTTCCGCTCACGTCGCCATCGTTGGATCCGGTATAACCTATCACAATATATCCATTATCAGTTGTCTGCCGGATAGATTGCATAAATTCACTATGGCTTCCGCCATAACAACGCTGCCATTCGATCGAACCTGATGAGTTAAGTTTAAGTAACCAATAATCAGTATAACCATGGTTTCCGTTCACGTCGCCATCATTAGAAAAAGTATAACCCGCCACGATGTAGCCCTTGTCATATGTTTGTTGAACAGAGGAGGCTTTATCAATATCACTTCCACCATAACAACGCTGCCATTCGATTAAGCCCAATGAATCGATTTTGACTATCCAACAATCAGTATAACCATGGTTTCCACTCACGTCACCATCATTGGAATTGGAGCTTCCTGATATGATATATCCACCATCACGTGTTTGCTGGATAGAAGATCCATAATCGTGATTACTTCCGCCCAAACAACGTTGCCATTCGATTGAGCCCAATGAATCGATTTTGACCATCCATAAATCATAGGCTCCATGATTACCACTCACGTCACCATCATTAGAAAAAGTATGACCTGCCACGATGTAGCCCTTGTCATGTGTTTGTTGAACAGAGAAGGCTTCATCAATATTACTTCCGCCCAAACAACGCTGCCATTCGATTGAGCCCAATGAATCGATTTTGACTATCCAACAATCAGTATAACCATGGTTTCCACTCACGTCACCATCATTGGAATTGGAGTTTCCTGATATGATATATCCACCATCACATGTTTGTTGGATAGAAGATCCATAATCGCGGTTACTTCCTCCATAACAACGCTGCCATTCGATTGAGCCCAATGAATCGATTTTGACTATCCAACAATCAGTAATGCCGTGATGTCCGCTCACGTCACCATCATTGGAATTGGAGTTTCCTGATATGATATATCCACCATCACATGTTTGTTGGATAGAGGATCCGTTGTCACTATTACTTCCTCCATAACAACGTTGCCATTCGATTGTTGTCTGGGCAAAACACAAGCCCACAAAGGTGAGTAAAAAACTCACCAAGATCAACATCTTTTTCATTTTTCCTCCCAAATTTTTAAGTTGCAATTGACTTTTTGTTTGTGTTATTATCTTAGTACATGTTTATGAACTTGTCAAGGGTAGAGGTGTTATTGCGATGACCCCGCCTCTTGCGAGAGGCGGAGGATGCGGCAATCCCGTTGTTAAATTGTTATTCTGGCAGGTCGCACCTGCCAGCTGGCAATTGATAAAGACGTGATTAAAATAACAGACGGCGAAGGTAATTTTGAAACTTTACAATTAGATAAACCTAAAATAAAAGAAGAGTAATCTAAAAAACAAAATAGAAAATAAAAAAAGGGGCTCCACAAGGAGTCCCTTTCTGGTTGAGGACGATTTATTCGTCCGAAGCTTCAGCATCTTCAAATTCGCCGAGTTTCTGAAGAGTCGTTGTCATAAACTTAGTCTTTGGCGTAGCTAATTCGTAAAGTATAGCCCATTCTTCAAGAGAGGATGCCCTTTCGGCCATTTCTTCTAAAGCTCTTTTTTGGAACCTTGAGCCTTTATTAGAATGTTTGTGTATAAGATGCCATTGTTTAAAGGTTTCCGCTTTCTCGGTCATTCTTCGAAGAGCTAGAGCTATGAGGTCGGCTGCAAGTTGTGAAGATGGATAAATTTTTTCACAAATTATTAACCAATCGTCGAAAGATTTTAGTTTTTTTCTTATTTCATCTTCTGTAATTTTATTAGCTAAATAACGAGCAATTAAAGCTGGAATTTTGCCAATCAATTTTTCCAGAGCTAACACAATATCTCCTTTTTTAAGTTGCGATTGTTTTTTGTTTGTATTGTCATCTTAGCGTTTTGTTGTAAACATGTCAAGAGTTGGGTGAATAGTTTGATCATCCCTTCTGACCGCCGAATCGTTTGCCAGCTGACCCGTCAGTAGACAGGATTCAGCGTTAAACGTTTCTCTCGCCGTCATTCCTGGCTCCCGCCCGCTGGCGGGCAGGTGACCGGGAATCCAGGGTAAAAAATAAGTATTTTATTTTAGAATAAGTATTGTTAAATCTAAAAAGTATTTTTTAAAGCAAAATATCTATTAGCTAACCTTGGATCCCCACTTTCGTGAGGATGACGGAAAGAGAAGTGGGATGACTTTCCTACTCTTGACCTATTTTGAAGCTATGCTATAATATAATTAGCACTCTAAGTAAGAGAGTGCTAAAAGGAAATATAAAATTATGGATCAAGAAAAAATGGCTTTATTGAGCCAAATAATTGCAGAACATATTCACAGCGCCAAACCAGTAGCGTCGCAGTTGATTGTGGATAAGTATGGTTTAAAAATGAGTTCAGCCACAATTCGCAACCGAATGGCTGAATTAGAAGAGGAAGGTTATCTAACTCATCCATATACTTCAGGCGGAAGAATCCCGACCATCAAGGGTTATGATTTTTATATTAAAAATTTGTTAGAAATTAAAAAAATTTCCAGTAAAGAAAAACAAGTTTTGGAAAAAATTAAAACAGATTTTCAAGATCAACGGGAAATTTTAAAAAATTTAGCTAAGGGTTTGGCAGAATTTTCACAGGGTTTAGTCTTTATTGCTTTTAAACCCTTAGATTTTTATTATACTGGTGTCGCTAATTTATTTAGCCAAGTCGAATTTAGAGAATATAATTTAGTTTGTAATTTATCAGAAGTTATTGATCACTTTGATGAAGTTTTAGAAAATATTTTTGATCAGGTCACTGAACAGCCACAAATTTTAATTGGTAATCAAAATCCCTTCGGTGAGGCTTGCGGTACGATTATTACAAAATATAATTTTAATTGCAACGATAGTTTGTTGGGAATTTTAGGGCCGATGCGAATGGATTATGGTAAAAATTTAGGTTTAATTAAATATATCCAAGAGTTAATTAAATAATCTTATGTCAAAAAAAGATAAATTATCAGTAGGGGTAGTGGATAAAGAATTACAACAGCAGATTAATGAATTAAAACAACAAGTCGAAGAAAATTTAAACGGCTGGAAAAGAGCTCAGGCAGATTATCAAAATTTACAAAATGATTTTAATAAACAAAAATCGAGTTTAATCGAATTTGCCAATTTGGGTTTGATTATGGATTTATTGCCAATTTATGATAATTTTTTGAAAGCCATGGAACATCTTCCGGTAGAGCAACAAGCGAGTGATTGGGTGATTGGTATTACCCATATTAAAAATCAATTACAAAATTTATTAAAAGAAAAACAAGTTGAACCGATTCAATCGGTGGGAGAAAAATTTAATCCGGAATTGCACGAAGCGATTGGTCAAGAAGAACACGTGGATTTAGAAGATGAAATTATTGTTAAAGAGATTCAAGCTGGTTATACTTTAAAAAATAAAGTTATTCGTCCAGCTAAGGTGATTGTTAATCAAAAATAAATCGCTGTCATTCTAAAGTGGATCCGCCAGCTGGCGGACGATTCGGCAGGCGGAACGATAGAATCCTGAGGGCAGATCTCTAAAACAATGGGATTCTATCGCTCCATTTCATTCCGCTCCAGAATGACCGGTTTAAAAAGTGTCATCCTGAATTTATTTCAGGATCTGAAATCAGAATAAACGTTTCTTTAAAAAAGACACTCTAAGTGCCAACAGATTCTGAAACATCCTCCGATTTGGCGGACTAGAGTTCAGAATGACAGTTGTTTGTTCAGAATGGCAGTTGTCGGTTCAGGATGACAAGGAGTTATTTTAGGACGACAAAGGGTGGATTTTTAATAATATTTTAATAAATAAAAAAATTAATTTTATTCGAACTAGCTCAAAGACATTTAAAGTCGGAGACTAGCGTCGAATCATGATATCTATGTCAATAATCAAATGGAGGCCCATGTTCCCATTTTGGGATGAGGAAGACAAGCTTTTTGAAGACTTAACTCCAAGTCTTTATTCAAATGCTCAAAATTTTGTGCCAGCCATAGACGTTTATCAGACCAAAGACGATGTCGTGGTTGAAACTGCTTTGAGTGGAGTTAAGCCCGAGGATGTAGAAATTTCAATTGAAAATGATGTTTTAACTATCAAGGGTCAAGCAAAAAAAGAAACTGAAATTGATGAAAAAAATTATTACCGAAAAGAAATGCGCACTGGTAGTTTTCATCGTTCGGTAGTTTTACCAACACATGTTATTTCAGATAAGGCCGAGGCTACGTCCAAAGATGGCGTTTTAAAAATCGCTATTCCTAAAGCGCCTGAAAGCAAAATCAAAACTATCAAAGTTAAAGTAGAAAAAAAATAAATTGTCATTATCCAAGTAATCTCATTTGATGGGATTACTTTGGGCTAGTAAATTAAAATTTAATTTACTAACCCGAAGTAAAATTAACTAATTATTAATTTATAAAAAATATGAGTAAAATTTTAGGTATCGATTTAGGCACGACTAATTCTTGCATGGCGATTGTCGAGGGAGGTAAGCCCAAGGTCTTAGAAAATAAAGAAGGTAATCGCACCACACCTTCAATTGTAGCTATTTCAAAAGCTGGTGATCGTTTAGTTGGTTTATTGGCCAAACGTCAAGCCGTGACTAATCCAGCTAATACGATTTTTTCGGTTAAACGTTTAATTGGTCGTCGTTGGGAAGAAAAGGAAATTCAAGATGATTTAAAATTAATGCCATACAAAATGGTAAAATCAGGTGATGGAGTTAAAGTTGTCATGAATGATAAAGAACATACGCCAGAAGAAATTTCAGCTATGATATTGCAAAAATTAAAAGCTGATGCTGAAGAAAAATTAGGCGAAAAAATAGAAGAAGCGGTAATTACGGTGCCAGCCTATTTTAATGACTCACAACGTCAAGCCACCAAAGACGCCGGTGAAATCGCTGGTCTTAAGGTTAAACGTATTATTAACGAGCCAACCGCTGCGGCCTTAGCTTATGGTTTTGATAAAAATAAAGGCGAACAGGTTGTAGTTTATGATTTGGGTGGAGGCACTTTTGATGTGTC is a genomic window of Patescibacteria group bacterium containing:
- a CDS encoding carbohydrate kinase family protein, translating into MSQKKQKIDLLTIGGGALDITFYSNEGKVIKTSQDLTRQQWLGFEYGAKISIKDSCFTFGGGATNVAVGIQKLGLKTACLVRVGDDGYGQQIIQNLKKQGVKIDWIQKDNKYGSGFSFIVALKQTGEHVAFLYRGANNYLQVTPNVFKKISPSWVFVSSLSGDNWQDILKIIFNPKETYQIAWNPGSRQISAGYKKIKKYLEKTSVLFLNKDEAIELVLSLGVKTREIEKLFKELYIHGSKIVVITDGENGAYAFDGREIYFQSVAKIKAKDTTGAGDALASGFLSQYIQGVNFKKSLQAGTKNSFSVLKQVGAQNGLLTKAELKI
- the pduL gene encoding phosphate propanoyltransferase, whose amino-acid sequence is MKIIIEVSARHAHLCQKDLNKLFGDGYKLHKLKQLSQKTDFTCKETVIIKTNQSEFKNVRIIGPLRDQTQVEVSRTDSIKLGLNPPLRLSGYLVRTPGVTIIGPKGSVKLKEGVIIAQRHIHTDVENAENYNLKNGQEVSVMVNYNNRGLTFHHVKIRVGLGYVLRMHIDTDEGNAAGIDKIGEGIIVE
- a CDS encoding DNA recombination protein RmuC, giving the protein MDIFSIIIILILIAGFTALFWQFKKNQQPEEKPESMLLLQNQLSEMRKEVDGKLSESSRQMQNQFTQSLNVIKGVTEKVVELQETNKQVVGFTEQLKNLEKVLTNSKNRGSLGEAGLEMILNNILPPQAFEMQYHFKNGEAVDAVVKIKDNLLPVDAKFSLENYRRIIDETDPEKKSLLEKSFKDDLKKRIDETAKYIRPQEGTLDFAFMYIPAEGIYYDLLVNEVGSIKANTRSLIDYAFNERKVVIVSPTTFAAYLQTVLQGLRALKIEKDAKEIQKNVEKLQKHLLAYDEYFKKVGNNLATTVNAYNSADKELQKIDKDVVKITGGESQAEILQLDKPKLKEE
- a CDS encoding T9SS type A sorting domain-containing protein, with protein sequence MKKMLILVSFLLTFVGLCFAQTTIEWQRCYGGSNSDNGSSIQQTCDGGYIISGNSNSNDGDVSGHHGITDCWIVKIDSLGSIEWQRCYGGSNRDYGSSIQQTCDGGYIISGNSNSNDGDVSGNHGYTDCWIVKIDSLGSIEWQRCLGGSNIDEAFSVQQTHDKGYIVAGHTFSNDGDVSGNHGAYDLWMVKIDSLGSIEWQRCLGGSNHDYGSSIQQTRDGGYIISGSSNSNDGDVSGNHGYTDCWIVKIDSLGLIEWQRCYGGSDIDKASSVQQTYDKGYIVAGYTFSNDGDVNGNHGYTDYWLLKLNSSGSIEWQRCYGGSHSEFMQSIRQTTDNGYIVIGYTGSNDGDVSGNHGHSDYWLLKLNSSGSIEWQRCLGGYGEDFAYSVQQVADNNYIITGYSGSVNGDVSGNHGNSDCWIVKLSSETGIIQNIKPQKFSVNTCPNPFNSSIYISYSIPTNQGISIDIYNVSGRKIKAFKNANQQGQIVWNATDQNGQLVPSGIYYAEIQTGNTTTSRKLVLIK
- a CDS encoding nucleotide exchange factor GrpE codes for the protein MSKKDKLSVGVVDKELQQQINELKQQVEENLNGWKRAQADYQNLQNDFNKQKSSLIEFANLGLIMDLLPIYDNFLKAMEHLPVEQQASDWVIGITHIKNQLQNLLKEKQVEPIQSVGEKFNPELHEAIGQEEHVDLEDEIIVKEIQAGYTLKNKVIRPAKVIVNQK
- a CDS encoding Hsp20/alpha crystallin family protein; this translates as MFPFWDEEDKLFEDLTPSLYSNAQNFVPAIDVYQTKDDVVVETALSGVKPEDVEISIENDVLTIKGQAKKETEIDEKNYYRKEMRTGSFHRSVVLPTHVISDKAEATSKDGVLKIAIPKAPESKIKTIKVKVEKK